Proteins from one Deinococcus sp. AB2017081 genomic window:
- a CDS encoding glycoside hydrolase family 43 protein, giving the protein MTRTFTNPVINENFPDPFVLRVGEWYYAYGTNGGGNDVPVQRSRDLVNWSFVGNALAGQPRWARAGLTWAPEVMAFAPDRYVLYYTTRDTLSDRQCVGAAVATRPEGPFTDSSERPLVCQADLGGSIDASPFRDTDGQRYLLWKNDGNCCNLSTGIYVQKLGADGVSLVGTEKLLISNDALWEGAVVEAPSLHVQDGYYYLLYSGASYDNETYAVGYATARTLTGPYTKAPDPVVVTSGQVVGPGHQTVVTDGAGQTWLAYHAWTLGAVGDASGGQRSMRLDRIGFKGGRVLFGGVTLTPQPVPTP; this is encoded by the coding sequence GTGACCCGAACGTTTACCAACCCCGTCATCAACGAGAATTTCCCCGACCCCTTCGTGCTGCGCGTGGGCGAGTGGTACTACGCCTACGGCACCAACGGCGGCGGCAACGACGTGCCGGTGCAGCGCTCCCGCGATCTGGTGAACTGGTCGTTCGTGGGCAACGCCCTGGCCGGGCAGCCGCGCTGGGCCCGCGCCGGCCTGACCTGGGCACCCGAGGTCATGGCCTTCGCCCCAGACCGCTACGTCCTGTACTACACCACCCGCGACACCCTGAGCGACCGCCAGTGCGTGGGGGCCGCCGTCGCCACCCGGCCCGAGGGGCCGTTCACCGACAGCAGCGAGCGGCCCCTGGTGTGTCAGGCCGATCTGGGCGGCAGCATCGACGCCAGCCCCTTCCGTGACACCGACGGCCAGCGCTACCTGCTGTGGAAGAACGACGGCAACTGCTGCAACCTGAGCACCGGCATCTACGTCCAGAAACTCGGTGCCGATGGCGTGTCGCTGGTCGGCACGGAGAAGCTGCTGATCAGCAACGACGCGCTGTGGGAGGGCGCGGTGGTCGAGGCCCCCAGCCTGCATGTACAGGACGGGTACTACTACCTGCTGTACTCGGGGGCCAGCTACGACAACGAGACCTATGCCGTGGGCTACGCGACCGCCAGAACGCTGACCGGGCCGTACACCAAGGCCCCGGATCCCGTCGTGGTCACCAGCGGTCAGGTCGTCGGGCCGGGGCACCAGACGGTCGTCACGGACGGGGCCGGGCAGACGTGGCTGGCGTACCACGCGTGGACGCTGGGCGCGGTGGGCGATGCCAGCGGCGGCCAGCGCAGCATGCGACTCGACCGGATCGGGTTCAAAGGTGGCCGGGTGCTGTTCGGCGGCGTGACCCTGACCCCGCAGCCGGTGCCCACGCCATGA
- a CDS encoding ATP-binding protein: MISLRLLGEPDVTVDGHAQPLAADTSLWLLTLLASAAEAVPREELLELLYPDTEEGAARNRLRQALHRARTRPWGAGVVATPGDVQWRASSDVRTFREACRVGRWADALAVFRGPLLGTRRPAGLPAFEAWLDLERDDLQQLWIDAALSHAEALEASGQPGAAQPWLAQVMAVSPYHEDAVQLSLRCAARLGDVPGAAQIYERFRTLLRRDLGVVPTETTTALYGAVRAGRVAATEPPRPGAPRTPLIGRQAELGTLLARLDDPACRLLSLTGPGGAGKTRLALELLRRSSPRPVGAHLVALEAATSVPAVLSAVAAALGLASGSSEVPETQVIAALQAGPALLALDNLEHLLAGETRDGLLALLTRLLAAAPGVQLITTSRIRLGLQDEWVTTLGGLELPATPTLEGAAQSGAVRLFLERARRVSPELALTPQTLDGLLTVTTQTGGLPLALELTAGWLGALTLEDVAAELHRGLDDVGSDAADRPARHRSLRATFDQSWALLPRGAQVMLARLSVCRGGFDLGAARTVGGGSLQTLLVLGDHSLLTRDLGGRYALHAVIREFAAQRPDLPGEHAAASAAHATYYAGLARDAAPHLHGPEQQRWLARLHTEHANLQAALAHLAGAGDAAGALALAADLHWFWYVRGHHREGYDHLTTALALPGGPDVARARALCAAGSLARDLGHHAATRRHLEDALTLARALTLPTLEAQAHHGLALLDRELGALDAALEHLHVAETLQRGGPDMWGLATTLNDLGIAQALQGDTAQARRLFQESLALKERIGDRQGVAYALANLGNVTESLTDFRRLTEQSLEIKRELGDRQGTANSLFNLADLHVNAGELPLARTQLTEALQLYVQLGRHRGTAAALLEFAKLCAAEGDPRRCVTLAGAANALARATGVPMQGVDISAVLLAARLDCGPDADDLYLQGQLLPLAGAIQRAIAPPGTAITPA; encoded by the coding sequence ATGATCTCTCTGCGCCTTCTGGGCGAGCCGGACGTCACTGTGGACGGTCACGCGCAGCCCCTGGCGGCCGACACGTCCCTGTGGCTGCTCACGCTGCTGGCCAGCGCGGCGGAGGCGGTGCCCCGCGAGGAACTCCTGGAACTGCTGTACCCGGACACCGAGGAGGGCGCCGCCCGCAACCGGCTGCGACAGGCGCTGCACCGGGCGCGCACCCGTCCGTGGGGCGCGGGCGTGGTGGCCACCCCTGGAGACGTGCAGTGGCGCGCCTCCAGCGACGTCCGCACCTTCCGTGAGGCGTGCCGGGTCGGCCGCTGGGCAGACGCGCTCGCCGTGTTCCGTGGCCCCCTGCTGGGAACGCGGCGGCCGGCCGGGCTGCCCGCCTTCGAGGCGTGGCTGGATCTGGAACGCGATGACCTCCAGCAGCTGTGGATCGACGCGGCCCTCAGCCACGCCGAGGCGCTGGAGGCCAGCGGTCAGCCGGGGGCGGCCCAGCCGTGGCTCGCGCAGGTCATGGCGGTGAGTCCGTACCACGAGGACGCGGTGCAGCTCAGCCTGCGCTGCGCCGCCCGGCTGGGGGACGTGCCGGGGGCGGCCCAGATCTACGAACGTTTCCGCACGCTGCTGCGCCGGGATCTGGGCGTGGTGCCCACCGAGACCACCACGGCGCTGTACGGGGCCGTCCGCGCCGGGCGGGTCGCGGCCACGGAGCCCCCCAGACCCGGCGCTCCCCGCACGCCGCTGATCGGCCGCCAGGCGGAACTGGGCACCCTGCTGGCACGGCTGGACGATCCGGCGTGCCGGCTGCTGTCGCTGACCGGGCCGGGGGGGGCCGGCAAGACCCGGCTGGCGCTGGAACTGCTGCGGCGGAGCAGCCCCCGGCCGGTCGGAGCGCATCTCGTTGCCCTCGAGGCCGCGACCTCGGTGCCGGCCGTCCTCTCGGCCGTGGCGGCCGCCCTGGGACTGGCGTCCGGCAGCAGCGAGGTGCCGGAGACGCAGGTCATCGCCGCGCTGCAGGCCGGCCCGGCACTGCTGGCCCTGGACAATCTCGAGCACTTGCTGGCCGGCGAGACCCGAGACGGCCTGCTGGCCCTGCTGACCCGGCTGCTCGCCGCGGCGCCGGGCGTGCAGCTGATCACCACGTCCCGCATCCGTCTGGGCCTGCAGGACGAATGGGTCACGACGCTGGGCGGCCTGGAGCTGCCCGCCACCCCGACGCTGGAGGGGGCCGCGCAGTCCGGCGCAGTGCGGCTGTTTCTGGAACGTGCCCGGCGCGTGTCGCCGGAGCTGGCGCTCACGCCGCAGACCCTGGACGGGCTGCTGACGGTCACCACGCAGACCGGCGGGCTGCCGCTGGCCCTGGAACTGACGGCCGGGTGGCTGGGTGCCCTGACGCTGGAGGACGTGGCAGCGGAACTCCACCGGGGACTGGACGATGTGGGCAGCGACGCCGCCGACCGGCCAGCGCGTCACCGCAGCCTGCGCGCCACCTTCGACCAGTCGTGGGCCCTGCTGCCCCGAGGTGCCCAGGTGATGCTGGCGCGGCTGTCGGTGTGCCGCGGGGGCTTCGACCTGGGGGCCGCCCGGACGGTGGGGGGCGGTTCCCTCCAGACGCTGCTGGTTCTGGGAGATCACTCGCTGCTCACCCGCGACCTCGGCGGCCGGTACGCGCTGCACGCAGTCATCCGGGAATTCGCGGCGCAGCGGCCCGACCTGCCCGGCGAGCACGCCGCCGCCAGCGCCGCGCACGCCACGTACTACGCCGGGCTCGCCCGCGACGCGGCCCCGCACCTGCATGGCCCCGAACAGCAGCGCTGGCTGGCGCGCCTGCACACCGAACACGCCAACCTGCAGGCCGCCCTGGCGCACCTCGCCGGGGCGGGAGACGCGGCCGGCGCCCTGGCCCTCGCGGCAGACCTGCACTGGTTCTGGTACGTGCGCGGCCACCACCGTGAGGGGTACGACCACCTGACCACGGCCCTGGCGCTGCCGGGCGGCCCGGATGTGGCGCGGGCCAGGGCGCTGTGTGCCGCCGGCTCGCTGGCGCGTGACCTGGGACACCACGCCGCCACCCGCCGACACCTGGAGGACGCGCTGACCCTGGCCCGCGCCCTGACGCTGCCGACCCTGGAGGCGCAGGCGCACCACGGACTGGCCCTCCTTGACCGGGAACTCGGGGCGCTGGACGCCGCGCTGGAGCACCTGCACGTCGCGGAGACGCTCCAGCGCGGCGGGCCGGACATGTGGGGCCTGGCGACCACGCTCAACGACCTCGGGATCGCTCAGGCCCTGCAGGGCGACACGGCGCAGGCCCGCCGCCTCTTCCAGGAGAGCCTGGCGCTCAAGGAGCGCATCGGCGACCGGCAGGGCGTGGCCTACGCGCTGGCCAACCTGGGCAACGTCACCGAGTCCCTGACCGACTTCCGGCGCCTGACCGAGCAGAGCCTGGAGATCAAGCGGGAACTCGGCGACCGCCAGGGCACCGCCAACTCGCTGTTCAACCTGGCCGACCTGCACGTCAATGCGGGCGAACTGCCGCTGGCCCGCACACAGCTCACCGAGGCCCTGCAGCTGTACGTGCAGCTGGGGCGGCACCGGGGCACGGCCGCCGCCCTGCTGGAGTTCGCCAAGCTCTGCGCGGCCGAGGGCGACCCCCGCCGCTGCGTGACACTGGCCGGCGCGGCCAACGCCCTGGCCAGGGCAACCGGCGTACCGATGCAGGGCGTGGACATCAGCGCGGTGCTCCTGGCGGCCCGGCTTGACTGCGGCCCCGACGCCGACGACCTGTACCTCCAGGGGCAACTGCTGCCGCTGGCCGGGGCGATCCAGCGGGCCATCGCGCCGCCCGGCACGGCCATCACCCCCGCGTAA
- a CDS encoding thiol-activated cytolysin family protein, which produces MRTLNVSRHLLTLSLPLLVAACGSGGSPTDQTVADPPNFTGTAAGATTVNLRWDAVAGATSYTLERKTNTAAYSLIASPGAGTLNYADTTAQASTAYTYRVKAVSGSASSAGAVTSVTTPAGAAPQNPNAEAINAYASSLPSWAAFSPPIPDSDEASGPAVPAQITEDGVTYDCTTTPYGLARTPEKVVTFQPDASVFWPGVLLQGRGYADGLGSLKELPIRQRAPLAVSIDLLGNDNARTVDSPNLQTVTQAIGQLIAAAKAEGVSPGTSIDYQKQETNSSNEVALHLGLSARYMPLTVKATLDVNRKANETTITANFIEKAFTVSVVPPQTPAGFFSPDFTPALLDEQKNLGNVGPNNLPTYVSSITYGRILLFSFTASGSEQEIKATLDALYESASTGASVELSAAQKQLLSTASIKVTTVGGDSSNALALIRSGNISDYFETTTALETYKPISYEVRNLGDGSIAKVSETTSYNIRQCTARPKVPVKTGEEIQITLDRINVNDAGDGDLENGEVYGSVTLDGTAAWSANRDNAVSVGNGGVIDMNGQNSLKKEANLGSSVSFTVTGYFKDADSGLRGGDDDLGGFDTTITVPVPMTSGQYTTTLNDSNGSMTLVYTVKKTKDLMTP; this is translated from the coding sequence ATGCGTACCCTGAACGTGTCCCGCCACCTGCTCACGCTGTCCCTGCCCCTGCTCGTCGCCGCCTGCGGCTCGGGGGGCAGCCCGACCGACCAGACCGTGGCCGATCCGCCCAACTTCACCGGCACGGCGGCAGGCGCCACGACCGTCAACCTGCGCTGGGACGCCGTGGCGGGGGCCACGTCCTACACCCTGGAACGCAAGACGAACACGGCCGCGTATTCGCTGATCGCGTCGCCCGGCGCGGGCACCCTGAACTACGCCGACACCACCGCCCAGGCCAGCACGGCGTACACCTACCGCGTGAAGGCGGTCAGTGGCAGCGCGTCCAGCGCCGGCGCGGTCACCAGCGTGACCACCCCCGCCGGTGCCGCGCCCCAGAACCCGAACGCCGAGGCCATCAACGCCTATGCCAGCAGCCTGCCGTCGTGGGCGGCCTTCTCGCCGCCGATCCCCGACAGCGACGAGGCCAGCGGCCCCGCCGTACCCGCACAGATCACCGAGGACGGCGTGACCTACGACTGCACCACCACGCCCTACGGCCTGGCCCGCACCCCCGAGAAGGTCGTGACCTTCCAGCCGGACGCCTCGGTGTTCTGGCCGGGCGTGCTGCTCCAGGGCCGGGGCTACGCGGACGGCCTGGGCTCCCTGAAGGAATTGCCGATCCGGCAACGGGCGCCGCTGGCCGTGTCCATCGACCTGCTGGGCAACGACAACGCCCGCACCGTGGACAGCCCGAATCTCCAGACCGTCACGCAGGCCATCGGGCAGCTGATCGCGGCGGCCAAGGCCGAGGGCGTCAGCCCCGGCACCAGCATCGACTACCAGAAGCAGGAAACGAACTCCAGCAATGAGGTCGCGCTGCACCTGGGCCTGTCGGCGCGGTACATGCCGCTGACCGTCAAGGCGACGCTGGACGTGAACCGTAAGGCCAACGAGACGACCATCACCGCGAACTTCATCGAGAAGGCCTTCACGGTGTCGGTCGTGCCGCCCCAGACACCCGCCGGCTTCTTCAGCCCCGACTTCACGCCGGCCCTGCTGGACGAGCAGAAGAACCTCGGCAATGTCGGGCCGAACAACCTGCCCACCTACGTGTCGAGCATCACCTACGGCCGCATCCTGCTGTTCAGCTTCACGGCCTCCGGCTCGGAGCAGGAGATCAAGGCCACCCTGGACGCCCTATACGAGTCGGCCAGCACCGGCGCGTCGGTGGAACTCAGCGCGGCGCAGAAGCAGCTGCTGTCCACCGCGTCGATCAAGGTCACGACCGTCGGCGGGGACTCCAGCAACGCCCTGGCCCTGATCCGCAGCGGCAACATCAGCGACTACTTCGAGACCACCACCGCCCTGGAGACCTACAAGCCCATCTCCTACGAGGTGCGCAACCTGGGCGACGGCAGCATCGCCAAGGTCAGCGAGACCACCAGCTACAACATCCGCCAGTGCACCGCGCGGCCAAAGGTGCCGGTCAAGACCGGCGAGGAAATCCAGATCACCCTCGACCGCATCAATGTGAACGACGCCGGCGACGGTGACCTGGAAAACGGCGAGGTCTACGGCAGCGTGACCCTCGACGGCACCGCCGCGTGGTCGGCGAACCGCGACAACGCGGTCTCGGTCGGGAACGGCGGGGTGATCGACATGAACGGCCAGAACTCGCTGAAGAAGGAGGCGAACCTGGGCAGCAGCGTGTCGTTCACCGTGACCGGCTACTTCAAGGACGCCGACTCCGGCCTGCGCGGCGGCGACGACGATCTGGGCGGCTTCGACACCACCATCACGGTGCCGGTGCCCATGACGTCCGGGCAGTACACCACCACCCTCAACGACTCGAACGGGTCGATGACTCTGGTGTACACGGTGAAGAAGACCAAGGATCTGATGACGCCCTGA
- a CDS encoding glycoside hydrolase family 43 protein, protein MSRVSVEPVHTGNFADPFVLRVGERYYAYGTGLDGQQEPGGRVFEVLSSDDLHTWHSHGGALIPLSDEPRAYWAPEVAEFQGTFYLYYSVGVGDSGHHLRVATSRTPLGPFTDQGVNLTPDEPFAIDPHPFQDKDGQWYLYYARDDLAADRVGTVLAVRRLEAMTRLDGPAVPVLAASSDWQLYQRQRPMYGRVFDWHTLEGAFVVRRQGQYHLFYSGGAWTNETYGVGHAVADHPLGPWREPQGGPVVLRSGPGGLRGPGHNSVVQDAHGQDYLVFHAWNPQGTQRELHVEPLIWTAAGTPCVATVG, encoded by the coding sequence ATGAGCCGCGTGTCTGTCGAGCCGGTCCACACCGGCAACTTTGCCGATCCCTTCGTGCTGCGCGTGGGCGAGCGCTACTACGCCTACGGCACCGGCCTGGACGGCCAGCAGGAGCCCGGCGGCCGGGTGTTCGAGGTGCTCAGCTCGGACGACCTGCACACGTGGCACTCGCACGGCGGGGCGCTGATTCCCCTGAGCGATGAGCCCCGCGCGTACTGGGCCCCCGAGGTCGCCGAGTTCCAGGGCACCTTCTACCTGTACTACTCCGTGGGCGTCGGGGACAGCGGGCACCACCTGCGCGTGGCGACGAGCCGCACCCCGCTGGGGCCGTTCACCGATCAGGGCGTGAACCTCACGCCGGACGAGCCGTTCGCCATCGACCCCCACCCCTTTCAGGACAAGGACGGCCAGTGGTACCTGTACTACGCCCGCGACGACCTGGCAGCTGACCGTGTGGGGACGGTGCTCGCCGTGCGGCGGCTGGAGGCCATGACCCGGCTGGACGGCCCCGCCGTGCCAGTGCTGGCGGCGAGCAGCGACTGGCAGCTCTACCAGCGCCAGCGGCCCATGTACGGCCGGGTCTTCGACTGGCACACCCTGGAAGGTGCCTTCGTGGTTCGGCGGCAGGGGCAGTACCACCTGTTCTACTCGGGGGGGGCGTGGACGAACGAGACCTACGGGGTCGGCCACGCGGTCGCGGATCATCCCCTGGGGCCGTGGCGTGAACCGCAGGGTGGCCCGGTCGTGCTGCGCTCCGGCCCCGGCGGCCTGCGTGGGCCGGGTCACAACAGCGTCGTGCAGGACGCCCACGGGCAGGACTACCTCGTCTTCCATGCCTGGAACCCGCAGGGCACGCAGCGCGAACTGCACGTGGAACCGCTGATCTGGACGGCCGCCGGAACGCCGTGTGTGGCCACCGTGGGGTGA
- a CDS encoding carbohydrate ABC transporter permease: MTITRPRAPASRRGLHDNHPLVPYLFLLPHALFFLAFIVYPVAFGLYVSVHRWDPLSDTQPFVGAEFYLNLFRDTPQRDFFWRTLVNTLLFTVISVPLLVATALGLAQLLFRPIALRSVFRSIFFMPGILSVSVMGILWKWMFENQSGLINNVLAVLNQPSIPFLTSDGWAWVPITVGTVWWTIGFNMTLYLAAMGSIPTAVYEAAELDGASGTQKFRFITLPLLQPTTLFVVVTTVLASLQLFGQPQVITGGGPARGTQSVIMYITEEAFSNNQFSSATAMSFVFGLMMLVFTVIQFRTLARDIRGREQP; the protein is encoded by the coding sequence GTGACCATCACCCGCCCGCGAGCACCGGCGTCCCGGCGTGGTCTGCACGACAACCACCCGCTGGTGCCGTATCTGTTCCTGCTGCCCCACGCCCTCTTCTTCCTGGCGTTCATCGTCTACCCGGTCGCGTTCGGGCTGTATGTCAGCGTGCACCGCTGGGATCCGCTGTCGGACACGCAGCCCTTCGTGGGCGCGGAGTTCTACCTGAACCTGTTCCGCGACACGCCGCAGCGCGACTTCTTCTGGCGCACGCTGGTCAACACGCTGCTGTTCACGGTGATCAGCGTGCCGCTGCTGGTGGCGACCGCACTGGGCCTGGCGCAGCTGCTGTTCCGGCCCATCGCGCTGCGGTCGGTGTTCCGCTCGATCTTCTTCATGCCGGGCATCCTGAGCGTGTCGGTCATGGGCATCCTGTGGAAGTGGATGTTCGAGAACCAGAGCGGCCTGATCAACAACGTGCTGGCCGTGCTGAACCAGCCCAGCATCCCCTTTCTGACCTCGGACGGCTGGGCGTGGGTGCCGATCACGGTCGGGACGGTGTGGTGGACGATCGGCTTCAACATGACGCTGTATCTGGCGGCCATGGGCAGCATCCCGACCGCCGTGTACGAGGCCGCCGAACTGGACGGGGCGAGCGGCACGCAGAAGTTCCGGTTCATCACCCTGCCGCTGCTCCAGCCCACCACGCTGTTCGTGGTCGTGACCACGGTGCTGGCCTCGCTGCAACTGTTCGGGCAGCCGCAGGTCATCACGGGGGGCGGGCCGGCGCGGGGCACCCAGAGCGTGATCATGTACATCACCGAGGAAGCCTTCAGCAACAACCAGTTTTCCTCGGCGACGGCCATGAGCTTCGTGTTCGGGCTGATGATGCTGGTGTTCACGGTGATCCAGTTCCGCACGCTGGCCCGTGACATCCGGGGCCGGGAGCAGCCATGA
- a CDS encoding carbohydrate ABC transporter permease, producing MTDPVPATRLPTAALPAQTTVGGPPLRRRRPRDVPRFVVLLLLALLFLAPLYWMLSTSFKPEADTIAVPVQWIPASPTIANYREILTSPDGNILRWAWNSLFTSLAFTAAHLIVCVLAAYAFARMRFPGRDAWFWFVLSSMMVPGIVTLIPSYIMMIQLNWIDTYHALIWPGVAGAFGVFLLRQFFVGIPRELEEAARLDGANHLQVLRHVILPLSVPVLATLAVFSFMGSWNNYVWPLFVVHGDLQTLPVGINSFSSRYTTDYGKLMAGTAIAAIPVLVAYLLAQRYLEQGIAVTGLKE from the coding sequence ATGACCGACCCCGTGCCCGCCACCCGGCTGCCCACGGCCGCCCTGCCCGCCCAGACCACGGTGGGCGGCCCGCCGCTGCGCCGCCGCCGCCCGCGCGACGTGCCGCGCTTCGTAGTGCTGCTTCTTCTGGCGCTGCTGTTCCTGGCCCCGCTGTACTGGATGCTCAGCACCAGCTTCAAGCCCGAGGCCGACACCATCGCTGTGCCGGTGCAGTGGATTCCGGCCAGCCCGACGATTGCCAACTACCGCGAGATCCTGACCTCGCCGGACGGGAACATCCTGCGCTGGGCGTGGAATTCGCTGTTCACCTCGCTGGCCTTCACGGCCGCCCACCTGATCGTGTGCGTGCTGGCCGCCTACGCCTTTGCCCGCATGCGCTTTCCGGGGCGCGACGCGTGGTTCTGGTTCGTCCTCAGTTCCATGATGGTGCCCGGCATCGTCACCCTGATTCCCAGCTACATCATGATGATCCAGCTCAACTGGATCGACACGTACCACGCGCTGATCTGGCCGGGCGTGGCCGGGGCCTTCGGGGTCTTCCTGCTGCGGCAGTTCTTCGTGGGCATTCCGCGTGAACTGGAGGAAGCCGCCCGGCTAGACGGCGCGAACCACCTCCAGGTGCTGCGGCACGTGATCCTGCCGCTGAGCGTGCCGGTGCTGGCGACCCTGGCGGTGTTCTCATTCATGGGGTCGTGGAACAACTACGTGTGGCCGCTGTTCGTGGTGCACGGCGACCTCCAGACGCTGCCGGTCGGCATCAACTCCTTCTCCAGCCGATACACGACCGATTACGGCAAGCTCATGGCCGGCACCGCCATCGCCGCGATCCCGGTGCTGGTGGCGTACCTGCTGGCGCAGCGGTACCTCGAACAGGGCATCGCCGTGACGGGGCTCAAGGAATGA
- a CDS encoding family 1 glycosylhydrolase, with product MRARAATVPFFWAVGIENTVNPALGWDQYTWTAHRERWADDLRLAAEVGVTHVRYGVPWPDVNPAPDTYDWTWPDQAVALLRDLGLEPIWDLLHFGTPPWLPGGLRDPGYPAAVTAYARAFSERYPQVTKITPFNEPYIWAFFSGGNGTWPPHELGVQGFARSLWPVLAGLRGAIQAIREVNPHAEIWLNDGADRFRATTPALTALAGELTEWRYAAFDVLCGRLERNTPLYAALAGVAGADVLEAALNDPTPPDVIGLDYYPGSEHAILPPHAPPHPGDWGRRPDYRLYPDPQPPGLAHTLLEYHARYGLPLYVAETSTDTRREDWLRWLGSEVLHAQERGAAVLGATWWPLFDHVDWHIGLTRLEGHVCPSGLYHLNPDRHDRQPDPALPFFRDFIQNPLMPADVSAPVPQDALNVTGAASPLEPLSGLQLQPHDV from the coding sequence ATGAGGGCGCGGGCCGCCACCGTGCCCTTCTTCTGGGCCGTGGGCATCGAGAACACCGTGAATCCGGCGCTGGGCTGGGATCAGTACACGTGGACGGCGCACCGCGAGCGCTGGGCGGACGACCTGCGCCTTGCGGCCGAGGTGGGGGTGACGCACGTGCGATACGGCGTGCCGTGGCCCGACGTGAATCCGGCCCCGGACACCTACGACTGGACGTGGCCGGATCAGGCCGTGGCCCTGCTCCGCGATCTGGGGCTGGAACCCATCTGGGATCTGCTGCACTTCGGCACGCCACCCTGGCTGCCCGGCGGGCTGCGCGATCCCGGCTACCCGGCGGCGGTCACGGCGTATGCCCGCGCCTTCAGCGAGCGCTACCCGCAGGTCACGAAGATCACCCCCTTCAATGAGCCGTACATCTGGGCGTTCTTCAGCGGTGGCAACGGCACGTGGCCCCCGCACGAGCTGGGGGTGCAGGGCTTCGCCCGCAGCCTGTGGCCGGTGCTGGCGGGGCTGCGCGGTGCGATCCAGGCCATCCGGGAGGTCAACCCGCACGCCGAGATCTGGCTCAACGACGGGGCCGACCGCTTCCGGGCCACGACCCCGGCACTGACGGCGCTGGCCGGGGAACTCACGGAGTGGCGCTACGCCGCCTTCGACGTGCTGTGCGGCCGGCTGGAGCGGAATACCCCACTGTACGCGGCGCTGGCCGGGGTGGCGGGCGCGGACGTGCTGGAGGCCGCGCTGAATGACCCAACGCCCCCGGACGTGATCGGCCTGGATTACTACCCCGGCAGCGAACACGCGATCCTGCCGCCCCACGCCCCGCCGCATCCCGGCGACTGGGGCCGGCGCCCCGACTACCGCCTGTACCCGGATCCGCAGCCGCCCGGACTGGCCCACACGCTGCTGGAGTACCACGCCCGCTACGGCCTGCCGCTGTACGTCGCCGAGACCAGCACCGATACCCGCCGCGAGGACTGGCTGCGCTGGCTGGGCAGCGAGGTTCTGCACGCGCAGGAACGCGGCGCGGCGGTGCTGGGGGCGACTTGGTGGCCGCTGTTCGACCACGTGGACTGGCACATCGGCCTGACCCGCCTGGAGGGTCACGTGTGTCCCAGTGGCCTGTACCATCTGAACCCTGATCGCCACGACCGGCAGCCCGACCCGGCGCTGCCCTTCTTCCGCGACTTCATCCAGAACCCGCTGATGCCTGCCGATGTGTCGGCACCGGTGCCCCAGGACGCCCTGAACGTGACCGGCGCGGCGTCCCCCCTCGAGCCCCTGTCCGGACTCCAGCTTCAACCACACGACGTCTGA